One cyanobiont of Ornithocercus magnificus DNA segment encodes these proteins:
- a CDS encoding sensor histidine kinase has translation MNLTLLQTALGTVLGIGLGLAITNRVQQSKKLTQTERWIADAALSAPQLLAWIDAATQGWLILTPDLRIAYINSRAERLLQISRHFFVRGRLLKEALAIPELEDAVLSALDQRRQQRIEWDYQGDPLEALVLPGANEWLLILLQSRRSLEAQQQHQARWVSDVAHELKTPLTALMLISDRLETTLTEDELILVERLQKELRRLKLMVEDLLELSRLENSLPCNNGSYSVLALIDLVESAWNSIRPLADQHNVSLEIKTDEPGLMVGDQLRLHRAVLNLLDNALRYSPNGDQVEVKILSSGGWWLLSIRDHGPGLSDADLVNMFQRFYRGDPSRARSDRCGSGLGLAIVQQIAINHGGRIEARNHPDGGTSMELALPKRSI, from the coding sequence TTGAACTTGACGCTTCTCCAGACAGCTCTCGGAACAGTTCTTGGCATTGGTCTCGGCCTAGCCATAACAAATAGGGTGCAACAATCAAAAAAATTGACACAAACTGAGAGGTGGATTGCTGACGCTGCGCTAAGTGCCCCACAGCTATTGGCTTGGATTGATGCCGCTACACAGGGATGGTTGATACTTACCCCTGATCTGAGAATTGCTTACATCAATTCCCGTGCTGAACGGCTGCTACAAATCTCCAGACACTTCTTCGTACGTGGCCGACTTCTTAAAGAGGCTTTGGCAATCCCTGAATTGGAAGATGCAGTCCTGAGCGCTCTCGATCAACGGCGACAACAACGGATTGAATGGGATTACCAGGGTGACCCGCTTGAGGCTCTCGTTCTTCCAGGTGCGAATGAGTGGTTACTTATCCTGCTTCAGAGTCGACGTTCTCTCGAGGCACAGCAACAACATCAGGCACGCTGGGTCAGCGATGTTGCCCATGAGCTTAAGACACCATTGACGGCTTTGATGCTCATTAGTGACCGACTAGAAACTACCCTCACAGAAGATGAGTTAATTCTAGTTGAACGCCTTCAGAAAGAACTTAGACGCCTAAAATTAATGGTGGAAGATCTTCTAGAACTTTCCAGGCTAGAAAACAGCTTGCCTTGCAACAATGGTTCATATTCTGTACTAGCCCTGATTGATCTAGTTGAAAGTGCCTGGAACAGCATCCGCCCTCTTGCTGATCAGCACAACGTAAGTCTGGAGATTAAGACGGATGAGCCTGGCCTGATGGTTGGTGACCAGCTGCGGCTACATCGTGCGGTCCTTAACTTGCTCGATAATGCACTTCGTTATTCACCAAATGGTGATCAAGTTGAAGTCAAGATTCTTTCCAGTGGAGGTTGGTGGTTGCTGTCCATACGTGACCATGGTCCTGGTCTTAGCGATGCCGATCTTGTTAACATGTTCCAACGTTTTTACCGGGGAGACCCTTCGCGAGCACGATCAGATCGCTGCGGCAGTGGTCTTGGGCTAGCGATCGTACAGCAAATAGCTATCAATCATGGAGGCCGCATTGAAGCACGCAACCATCCTGATGGTGGTACAAGCATGGAATTGGCACTCCCCAAGAGAAGCATTTAG
- a CDS encoding NAD(P)-dependent oxidoreductase: MMTNSAASHDFRYRSPSQVRVVIFGATGYIGRFVTYELLKRGYQVIVFAREYSGIDANLGRHEVIKQFAGASVCFGDVTDAASIANGAFSEPVDVVISCLASRSGGRQDSWAIDYQATLNTLLEGINADIKHFILLSAICVQKPELAFQKAKLAFEKALCTQTKITWSIVRPTAFFKSLSAQVELCRRGSPYIMFGDGKLTSCKPISEGDLASFIVDCIQEQNRINQILPIGGPGPALSTLQQAETLFRALKRPLRTVSVPITFMDGAVGIFDRLAKLFPYLENQAEYARIGRYYAKESMLIWNEKQQCYDESLTPSTGKDTLEDFFGRVVRDGLAGQELGKAGIPGVNIIKGLSQRIRKANNLV; encoded by the coding sequence ATGATGACTAATTCTGCAGCTAGCCATGATTTTCGCTATCGCTCCCCTAGTCAAGTGCGTGTAGTAATTTTTGGTGCAACTGGTTATATTGGACGCTTTGTAACATACGAACTGCTTAAGCGTGGCTACCAAGTCATAGTTTTCGCCCGTGAGTACAGTGGTATTGATGCTAATCTGGGCCGACATGAGGTGATCAAACAATTTGCTGGTGCCAGTGTCTGCTTTGGCGATGTAACTGACGCAGCCTCAATCGCCAATGGTGCTTTTTCCGAGCCTGTTGATGTGGTCATATCCTGCTTAGCTTCACGTAGTGGTGGGCGGCAAGATTCCTGGGCCATTGACTATCAGGCGACGCTCAATACCCTCTTAGAAGGTATTAATGCTGATATAAAGCATTTTATACTTCTCTCAGCTATTTGCGTACAGAAACCAGAGCTTGCGTTTCAAAAGGCAAAGCTTGCTTTCGAGAAAGCTCTTTGCACCCAGACAAAGATTACTTGGTCTATTGTTCGGCCAACTGCTTTTTTCAAGAGCCTTAGTGCTCAAGTAGAACTATGCAGGCGTGGTAGTCCTTATATAATGTTCGGTGACGGCAAACTAACTAGCTGCAAACCCATTAGCGAAGGCGACTTAGCTAGCTTCATTGTAGACTGCATACAGGAGCAGAACCGAATTAACCAAATCTTGCCGATTGGTGGTCCTGGACCAGCACTTTCAACTCTTCAGCAGGCAGAAACATTGTTTCGCGCCTTAAAACGCCCCCTGCGAACTGTTTCTGTGCCTATAACTTTTATGGATGGGGCTGTTGGCATCTTTGATAGATTAGCAAAGTTGTTTCCCTATCTCGAGAACCAAGCAGAATATGCACGAATCGGGCGCTACTACGCTAAGGAATCTATGTTGATCTGGAACGAGAAGCAGCAATGCTATGATGAGAGTCTCACTCCATCTACTGGTAAAGATACGCTAGAGGACTTTTTTGGGCGTGTTGTTCGGGATGGCTTAGCTGGTCAAGAGCTAGGAAAAGCAGGCATTCCAGGTGTTAATATCATCAAGGGTTTGAGTCAACGGATCAGAAAAGCTAACAACTTAGTTTGA
- a CDS encoding ribose-phosphate diphosphokinase, with the protein MTSFLTAARTEQVKINSDIHRLRLFSGSSNPVLAHEIATYLGIPDGPRVSKRFADGELYVQIQESIRGCDVFLVQPTCAPVNDNLMELLIMVDACRRASARQITAVVPYYGYARADRKTAGRESITAKLTANLLVQSGVDRVLAMDLHSAQIQGYFDIPCDHIYGSAVLVDYLSAQDLGEVVVVSPDVGGVARARAFAKQMNDAPLAIIDKRRTGHNLAESLTVIGDVDMRTAILIDDMIDTASTICSGARLLRQKGARRVIACATHAVFSPPASERLTEKGLFEQVVVTNSIPIGPSRVFPQLQVLSVADMLGEAIWRIHEESSVSSMFR; encoded by the coding sequence GTGACCAGTTTTCTGACTGCAGCCCGTACCGAGCAGGTCAAGATCAACAGCGACATTCATCGCCTGCGCCTCTTCAGCGGTAGTTCCAACCCCGTCCTTGCACATGAGATCGCTACCTATTTAGGCATTCCTGATGGCCCGCGCGTGTCCAAGCGCTTTGCTGACGGTGAGCTGTACGTTCAAATCCAGGAATCCATCCGCGGCTGCGATGTCTTCCTAGTTCAGCCAACCTGCGCCCCGGTCAATGACAACCTGATGGAATTGCTAATCATGGTTGATGCTTGCCGACGCGCATCAGCTAGGCAGATCACTGCAGTAGTCCCGTACTATGGCTATGCACGCGCGGACCGCAAGACTGCAGGCCGAGAATCGATCACAGCTAAGCTCACTGCCAACCTACTTGTCCAATCTGGTGTCGATAGGGTCCTGGCGATGGATCTGCACTCTGCGCAGATCCAAGGATATTTTGATATCCCCTGTGATCACATCTACGGATCAGCTGTGCTTGTCGATTACCTCTCTGCTCAAGACCTGGGAGAAGTGGTAGTTGTTTCACCAGACGTAGGAGGAGTAGCCCGAGCTCGAGCCTTCGCTAAACAGATGAATGATGCACCTTTAGCAATTATAGACAAGCGGCGCACAGGGCATAATCTTGCTGAAAGCCTAACTGTGATCGGCGACGTAGATATGCGCACCGCAATATTGATCGATGATATGATTGATACAGCTAGCACTATCTGTTCCGGTGCGCGTCTCTTAAGGCAAAAAGGTGCCCGGCGCGTGATTGCTTGCGCTACACACGCTGTCTTCTCTCCACCTGCAAGCGAGCGGCTAACTGAAAAGGGTTTATTCGAACAGGTAGTTGTGACCAACAGTATACCAATTGGTCCCTCACGCGTGTTTCCACAGCTACAAGTCCTATCAGTTGCTGATATGCTCGGTGAGGCGATCTGGCGTATTCATGAAGAAAGCTCTGTCAGTTCGATGTTCCGCTGA
- a CDS encoding 4-alpha-glucanotransferase: MHQRQVQRVRSSGILLHPTALPGSPVCGTLGQPARDWINSLHRHNTGVWQVLPLAPPDSTGSPYSSPSSFALNPWLLDAMDLVDEGFLTTAALLDLPGEDYGYSAEVNTLDFSLAQSRALALASCLQRFWEHQSQERKQVFTAWSARQPWLEDHVSFMELRRQHGDLPWWEWPKPFARRCHRTLREWALHNQSLLLAQRLLQWHLDRQWQAIRRHAAEQGILLFGDLPFYVARDSSDVWSQPHLFSIQSDGSLHSQSGVPPDYFSSTGQLWGTPVYRWQRHQSNRFTWWRNRLNRQWQLVDLLRLDHFRALASYWCIPGKNVSAQKGNWHQSPGYSLLSHLRNDILGSLPIVAEDLGIITPEVEDLRDQFSLPGMKILQFAFDGNPDNPYLPENIHGPRWVVYTGTHDNPTSISWWNNLDQQSKSSIISRVGRPIVSPGWQLLELGLASNAALVITPLQDLLHLDDRARFNTPGTVCGNWCWRLHLQITDQDLQGALQGYGERSRAWDRSRSDACKLVAPDCGWPSQ; encoded by the coding sequence ATGCATCAGCGACAAGTGCAAAGAGTACGCTCGAGCGGAATTCTGCTACACCCAACTGCCTTGCCTGGTTCCCCAGTTTGTGGCACGCTCGGCCAGCCAGCTCGAGACTGGATAAACTCGCTCCATCGCCATAACACTGGCGTATGGCAAGTTTTACCCCTAGCCCCACCGGATAGCACAGGTTCGCCATACAGTTCACCATCTAGCTTTGCATTAAATCCATGGCTACTAGATGCTATGGATCTTGTGGATGAGGGATTTCTCACAACTGCGGCTCTTTTGGATCTTCCTGGCGAGGATTATGGTTACAGTGCTGAAGTAAACACGTTAGACTTTTCTCTGGCACAGAGCCGTGCACTAGCACTAGCAAGTTGCCTTCAGCGATTCTGGGAACACCAGAGTCAGGAGCGGAAGCAAGTTTTCACTGCTTGGTCTGCTCGTCAGCCATGGCTTGAGGATCATGTCAGTTTCATGGAGCTTCGACGTCAACATGGTGATTTGCCATGGTGGGAGTGGCCTAAGCCCTTTGCGCGCCGCTGTCATCGTACCTTGCGGGAATGGGCCCTGCACAATCAGTCTCTACTGCTAGCGCAGCGCCTCTTACAGTGGCATCTTGATCGACAGTGGCAAGCCATAAGACGCCATGCTGCTGAACAGGGTATACTCTTATTCGGCGATCTACCATTCTATGTAGCACGTGACAGTAGTGATGTTTGGAGCCAGCCACATCTGTTCTCTATACAGAGTGATGGATCACTACATTCTCAGAGTGGTGTGCCACCAGACTATTTCTCCAGTACTGGTCAACTTTGGGGAACTCCAGTTTACCGCTGGCAACGTCACCAATCTAACCGATTTACCTGGTGGCGCAATAGGTTGAACCGTCAGTGGCAGCTGGTCGATCTGCTCAGGCTAGATCATTTTCGTGCTCTTGCATCCTATTGGTGTATTCCTGGTAAAAACGTCAGCGCGCAAAAGGGAAACTGGCATCAATCCCCAGGTTATTCTCTATTGAGTCACCTACGGAATGATATTTTAGGATCGCTTCCAATCGTGGCCGAAGATCTTGGCATTATTACACCAGAGGTGGAGGATCTCCGTGACCAGTTCTCTCTGCCTGGGATGAAGATTTTGCAGTTTGCGTTTGATGGCAACCCTGACAATCCCTATCTTCCAGAAAATATCCACGGGCCGCGCTGGGTTGTCTATACTGGTACACATGATAACCCCACTAGTATTAGCTGGTGGAATAATCTTGACCAGCAGTCAAAAAGCTCCATAATCTCGCGTGTTGGCAGGCCAATCGTCTCACCTGGCTGGCAGCTTTTGGAATTAGGTCTGGCTTCGAATGCTGCTCTTGTAATAACTCCACTCCAGGATCTTCTCCATCTTGATGATCGAGCCCGATTCAATACCCCAGGAACAGTCTGCGGCAACTGGTGCTGGCGTCTCCACCTTCAGATCACAGATCAGGATTTGCAAGGAGCTCTGCAAGGCTACGGTGAGCGAAGCAGAGCCTGGGACCGTTCACGATCTGATGCTTGTAAGCTTGTGGCACCTGACTGTGGCTGGCCTAGCCAGTAG
- a CDS encoding aminopeptidase N gives MSLIAVTCQDQCSEVLTKLMTTPGTTVYLEDYCPFPWQIPVILLDIQIHSSEVVVISELLCEPLTSGNIEPLQLCGVDLMLDSISIDGELLNAENYRFDGTKLTIFQQPSSTFCLQTRCRIDPFHNSSLEGLYISGNILSTQCEAQGFRRITFHPDRPDVLSRFRVRIEAERYSYPVLLSNGNLVFSGLLESDPSRHVAIWDDPFPKPSYLFALVAGNLREVRSCFTTFSGREVTLRLHVEPGDEPYTLHAMESLKRSMAWDERVYGLEYDLDEFNTVAVRHFNMGAMENKSLNIFNSKLILADAEIATDSELERIESVIAHEYFHNWSGNRVTCRDWFQLSLKEGLTVFRDQCFTADLHSEALKRIEDVSFLRNMQFREDAGPTAHPVKPEAYQAIDNFYTTTIYEKGAELIRMLRTLLGFEKFMEGVRHYFRSYDGTAATTEQFVSTVASSALTSRGILDFDCKQFERWYYQAGTPHVYIQRIWEASGGTLTLKIRQYTPPTPGQPVKEPLVIPILWALIGCDGRLGDEHLLVMSQEEQEVVIKGLPQKGQPPALSLFRNFSAPVLWYLEMGEDELFHLLSNDDDPFARWDAAQRLWKRLLLAKADKTTIASLEEQMVAAIGLLLEASRGSDSGILAALMSFPGSAELEAMQDQADPLGLYMAASELREAFGKRLAESLRQRLEATRASLVQVWPQGQQERRLTGVIWSWLAAAGDLSVRRESLEAVKGSSMTLSRAALRALQPLDCPEREEAQQVFHDRWLKRPVIFDSWFALEASTPRRNGLERVAMLLQHPCFDPMVPSTVRAVLGGLASNPPVFHSEDGSGYRFMAEQIIALDRRNPITASRLAKVFSPWRSYAPARQCLIWESLEMLAAADLSVNTLEIVTMLQAGQPPSVI, from the coding sequence ATGTCACTGATAGCAGTGACATGTCAGGATCAATGCAGTGAAGTTCTAACCAAACTGATGACAACTCCCGGTACAACAGTCTACCTAGAAGACTATTGCCCCTTCCCATGGCAAATTCCAGTAATTCTCCTGGACATCCAAATACATAGTTCAGAGGTTGTCGTTATCAGCGAGTTGCTCTGTGAACCCCTTACCAGTGGCAATATAGAGCCGTTGCAACTTTGTGGGGTCGATCTAATGCTTGACTCCATTTCTATAGATGGTGAGTTGCTCAATGCAGAAAACTACCGTTTTGACGGTACAAAGCTAACCATTTTTCAGCAACCGTCTAGTACCTTTTGCCTACAGACACGTTGCCGTATTGATCCTTTCCACAACAGCTCACTCGAAGGTCTTTACATCAGCGGCAATATACTTAGCACCCAATGTGAGGCCCAGGGCTTTCGCCGCATTACCTTCCATCCAGATCGCCCAGATGTGCTCAGCCGATTTAGAGTTCGCATAGAAGCTGAACGCTATAGCTATCCAGTACTATTGTCCAATGGTAACCTAGTCTTCTCAGGGTTACTAGAATCTGACCCTTCTCGTCATGTAGCTATCTGGGATGATCCTTTTCCAAAACCATCCTATCTATTTGCTCTTGTCGCAGGCAACCTTAGGGAGGTACGCAGTTGCTTTACTACATTTTCTGGCCGCGAGGTAACTCTACGTTTACATGTAGAGCCTGGTGATGAGCCTTACACATTACACGCTATGGAGTCCTTAAAACGCTCTATGGCCTGGGATGAGCGTGTCTATGGTCTTGAATATGACCTGGATGAGTTTAACACTGTTGCAGTGCGTCACTTTAACATGGGTGCAATGGAGAATAAAAGCCTGAACATCTTTAACTCAAAGCTGATTCTTGCTGATGCAGAGATAGCCACAGATTCCGAACTTGAGCGAATTGAGAGTGTTATTGCCCATGAATACTTCCATAACTGGTCTGGTAATCGTGTTACATGTCGTGATTGGTTCCAACTCTCCCTAAAAGAAGGACTTACTGTCTTTAGAGACCAGTGCTTTACCGCTGATTTACACTCGGAAGCCCTCAAACGCATTGAGGATGTCAGCTTCCTGCGCAATATGCAGTTTCGTGAGGATGCTGGACCAACTGCTCATCCAGTTAAACCGGAGGCCTATCAGGCTATCGATAACTTTTACACGACGACAATTTATGAGAAAGGAGCAGAGCTCATAAGAATGTTGCGTACTTTGCTGGGCTTCGAAAAATTTATGGAAGGGGTCCGTCATTATTTTCGGAGTTATGATGGTACTGCTGCTACGACTGAGCAATTTGTAAGTACCGTAGCAAGTAGCGCTTTAACAAGCAGAGGAATATTAGACTTTGACTGCAAACAGTTCGAGCGCTGGTATTATCAAGCTGGTACACCTCATGTATATATTCAACGGATTTGGGAAGCTAGCGGTGGCACTTTGACTTTGAAAATAAGACAATACACACCACCTACTCCGGGTCAACCGGTAAAAGAGCCGCTAGTTATTCCAATCTTGTGGGCATTAATAGGCTGTGACGGACGACTTGGGGATGAACATCTACTGGTAATGAGCCAAGAGGAACAAGAAGTAGTAATCAAAGGGTTACCCCAAAAAGGACAACCTCCCGCCCTGTCGCTATTCCGAAACTTCTCAGCGCCTGTGTTGTGGTATCTAGAGATGGGGGAAGACGAGCTCTTCCATTTGTTATCTAATGATGATGATCCCTTTGCACGCTGGGACGCTGCACAACGGCTCTGGAAGCGTTTGCTACTTGCTAAAGCTGACAAAACAACTATAGCTTCGTTAGAAGAACAGATGGTTGCAGCAATAGGACTACTGCTTGAGGCAAGTCGTGGAAGTGACTCTGGTATCTTGGCTGCCCTAATGTCTTTCCCCGGAAGCGCCGAACTAGAGGCCATGCAAGACCAAGCTGATCCATTGGGGCTTTACATGGCGGCTAGCGAGTTGCGCGAGGCTTTTGGCAAACGACTTGCCGAGTCACTCCGGCAGCGACTAGAAGCCACGCGAGCGTCATTAGTGCAAGTATGGCCGCAAGGACAACAGGAGCGTCGGCTTACTGGAGTTATCTGGAGTTGGCTAGCCGCTGCTGGCGACTTATCCGTAAGACGTGAGTCATTAGAGGCTGTAAAAGGATCATCTATGACTCTCTCACGAGCGGCCCTCCGTGCTCTCCAACCTCTCGATTGTCCTGAGCGAGAAGAAGCACAACAAGTGTTTCATGACCGTTGGCTAAAGCGTCCCGTGATTTTTGATTCGTGGTTCGCATTGGAGGCATCAACACCTCGTCGAAACGGTCTTGAGAGGGTAGCAATGCTATTGCAGCATCCCTGCTTTGATCCGATGGTACCCAGCACTGTGCGTGCCGTCCTAGGTGGGCTAGCTTCTAATCCTCCTGTCTTCCACTCAGAGGATGGAAGTGGATACCGCTTTATGGCAGAGCAGATCATTGCTCTAGACAGACGTAACCCAATTACAGCATCACGTCTTGCCAAGGTTTTTAGTCCCTGGCGCAGCTATGCACCGGCACGACAATGTCTTATTTGGGAATCTCTTGAAATGTTGGCTGCAGCTGACCTATCCGTCAATACTCTTGAGATAGTAACGATGTTGCAAGCTGGACAACCCCCATCTGTAATATGA
- a CDS encoding cAMP phosphodiesterase — translation MVPVVMARDATDSKSASNDDIFLYSGIGSSYVCNARAAGIEFPKAVGIAAATYVQVLNGRHGGQVASAGNEKLSNEQLFAGAEFQVITGALQYCPKDVPTDVKSRVEEAIKRTKQKASE, via the coding sequence ATGGTGCCTGTTGTCATGGCTAGAGATGCCACGGATTCTAAGTCTGCAAGCAACGATGATATTTTTCTCTACAGTGGAATTGGATCATCTTACGTCTGTAATGCTCGAGCCGCTGGCATAGAATTTCCCAAAGCAGTAGGGATTGCAGCTGCAACTTATGTACAGGTCTTGAACGGGCGTCATGGGGGTCAGGTCGCATCTGCTGGCAACGAAAAGCTTAGCAATGAACAGTTATTTGCTGGAGCAGAGTTTCAGGTAATCACCGGTGCCCTTCAGTACTGCCCAAAGGATGTACCTACCGATGTCAAGTCTAGGGTTGAAGAAGCTATCAAGAGAACAAAACAAAAAGCTAGTGAGTGA
- a CDS encoding LytR family transcriptional regulator, which translates to MLGLVWPRLDRVATREGYAVALAPLPKTPVVLLVIGIDTDALTDFNNRAAPSGPANADALMLLQVTPRGPLQLLQLPTELGVWLPGLDKIQPLSAAYKYGGVALTSDVISELVGLPSDEPRRYAVLSRRALRLIVDGLGKVEISLPRSYQWQDRAQSYIINLQAGRQALSGNQAEQLTRFRQNNLDESGRRQRQRILLQGIEARLRLPSTLVLLPTLLHTLANEVQSDVTREEWLSLAAAMLSSDQSALYHQLPLAPRTGKQVLRQLAPGLTKPLWPKYP; encoded by the coding sequence ATGCTAGGCCTAGTTTGGCCAAGATTAGACCGAGTAGCCACGCGAGAAGGCTATGCCGTTGCGCTGGCCCCTTTGCCCAAGACTCCGGTTGTTCTCCTAGTGATTGGTATCGATACCGATGCACTAACCGATTTCAATAATCGGGCTGCGCCGAGTGGACCTGCAAATGCTGACGCGCTCATGCTTTTGCAGGTAACGCCAAGAGGGCCCCTACAGCTACTGCAACTCCCAACAGAATTAGGCGTGTGGTTACCTGGGCTGGATAAGATTCAACCTTTAAGCGCTGCTTACAAGTATGGTGGAGTTGCTCTCACTTCTGATGTTATATCTGAACTTGTAGGATTACCGAGCGATGAGCCGCGCCGTTATGCTGTCTTATCAAGAAGGGCCTTGAGATTAATTGTCGATGGTCTTGGAAAAGTAGAAATAAGTCTACCGAGATCTTATCAGTGGCAAGACCGCGCCCAGAGTTACATTATCAACCTTCAGGCAGGACGCCAAGCTCTGAGTGGTAACCAAGCTGAGCAACTGACTCGTTTCCGCCAGAACAACTTGGATGAGTCTGGTCGACGGCAACGACAACGAATCTTGCTCCAAGGAATAGAGGCACGACTGCGCTTACCCAGCACCCTAGTGCTGCTGCCAACTCTACTACATACTCTCGCTAACGAGGTTCAGAGCGATGTGACTCGAGAGGAGTGGCTAAGCTTGGCCGCAGCTATGTTAAGCAGTGATCAATCTGCTCTGTACCATCAGCTTCCTCTAGCTCCAAGGACAGGAAAGCAAGTACTGAGGCAGCTTGCACCTGGACTTACGAAACCACTTTGGCCAAAGTATCCCTGA
- a CDS encoding rRNA pseudouridine synthase, protein MVKERIQKLISASGTCSRRRAEKLLQEGRVIVNAQQARIGHCADPDYDDIRIDGQPLRIPKPPSVVLLNKPSGVICSCHDYRRRITVLDLLPAPERAGMHPVGRLDVDSRGLILLTNQGHITLRLTHPRYGHTKIYRVWVRGNPSKQSLRRWQDGVILDGRITMPATVTIQRRDRRSNKSLLEVKLREGRKRQIRRIAQVLGHPVQDLQRTAIAHLNLNGLAEGRWRRLRTSEWSLLLTTTRLVRD, encoded by the coding sequence ATGGTAAAAGAACGTATACAGAAACTAATCTCCGCCTCTGGCACTTGCTCACGTCGGCGGGCCGAGAAATTGCTACAGGAGGGACGAGTAATTGTAAACGCGCAGCAGGCACGAATAGGCCATTGTGCTGATCCTGACTATGACGATATCCGTATTGATGGTCAGCCGCTACGTATACCTAAACCACCATCTGTGGTGCTGCTTAACAAGCCTAGTGGCGTTATATGTAGCTGTCACGATTATCGAAGGAGGATTACTGTGCTCGACCTCCTTCCAGCTCCTGAGCGTGCAGGTATGCACCCAGTTGGCCGTCTTGATGTAGATAGTCGCGGCTTAATACTTTTAACTAATCAAGGACACATTACTCTGAGGCTTACGCATCCCCGCTACGGACATACTAAAATCTACAGAGTTTGGGTTCGGGGAAACCCCTCAAAACAAAGTCTAAGGCGTTGGCAAGACGGAGTAATTCTTGATGGCCGAATTACTATGCCTGCAACTGTGACTATCCAGCGCAGGGACCGCCGAAGCAACAAAAGCCTGCTAGAGGTGAAATTGAGAGAGGGACGAAAACGCCAGATCCGTAGAATTGCACAGGTGCTTGGGCATCCAGTACAGGATCTGCAGCGCACTGCAATAGCACACCTAAATCTTAATGGCTTAGCAGAGGGAAGATGGCGGCGACTACGCACATCAGAATGGTCTCTCCTGTTGACAACAACCAGGCTGGTGCGCGACTGA